Proteins encoded within one genomic window of Flavobacterium gilvum:
- a CDS encoding CmpA/NrtA family ABC transporter substrate-binding protein, producing MIQTKKHISPLFTLLIMVMCTVLFSSFTTKPNPPAKEPVKLGFIPLTDCSPIVMAKELGLFAKYGVEVVVTKETSWANVRDKILTGELDGAHCLYTMPFSVYTGVGGKAGSEMKIAMMLNENGQAITLSNDFCGKVGFKQMNKVTPVVAAKLKAEKEVTFAMTFPGGTHDLWLRNWMSLAGLNQKAVKIITIPPPQMVANMKVGNMDGYCVGEPWGGVAVKQGIGFTQIATQDIWKDHPEKALVVNKEFSESRREDLKKVMKAILEACIWLDNPANRKKAAAIIGKAPYVNAPADVIEGRLMGDYNLGCNQGTEVYDNDYMLFYKGGTVNYPRKSYAIWAMAQYVRFGYLKEEPNYKAIADKLILQDLYEEVAKSMKIKIPTDDMKPFSLTMDKTVFNPSNPSAYLKVVKH from the coding sequence ATGATACAGACTAAAAAACATATAAGTCCACTTTTTACCTTGTTGATTATGGTAATGTGCACGGTTTTATTTTCTTCTTTTACAACAAAACCAAACCCTCCCGCCAAAGAACCTGTAAAATTAGGCTTTATTCCGCTAACGGATTGTTCACCAATTGTAATGGCAAAAGAACTTGGATTATTTGCAAAATACGGCGTTGAGGTTGTCGTAACCAAAGAAACGTCTTGGGCGAATGTCCGCGACAAAATCCTAACAGGCGAATTGGACGGTGCGCACTGTTTGTACACCATGCCTTTTTCCGTTTACACCGGAGTAGGAGGAAAGGCCGGTTCCGAAATGAAAATTGCAATGATGCTCAACGAAAACGGACAGGCAATTACCCTATCAAATGATTTTTGCGGAAAAGTGGGATTCAAACAAATGAACAAAGTAACTCCCGTCGTGGCAGCCAAATTGAAAGCCGAAAAAGAAGTCACTTTTGCAATGACTTTCCCTGGCGGAACCCACGATTTATGGTTAAGAAACTGGATGTCCTTGGCAGGCCTAAACCAAAAAGCCGTAAAAATAATTACAATTCCGCCTCCGCAAATGGTGGCCAACATGAAAGTAGGCAACATGGACGGATACTGCGTTGGTGAGCCTTGGGGCGGTGTGGCGGTAAAACAGGGAATTGGGTTTACCCAAATTGCTACTCAGGATATTTGGAAAGACCATCCGGAAAAAGCATTGGTTGTCAACAAAGAATTCAGCGAAAGCCGTCGCGAAGATTTAAAGAAAGTAATGAAAGCAATTTTGGAAGCCTGCATTTGGCTAGATAATCCTGCCAATCGCAAAAAAGCCGCAGCCATTATCGGGAAAGCGCCTTATGTAAACGCTCCTGCCGATGTTATCGAAGGAAGATTGATGGGCGATTACAACTTGGGTTGCAACCAAGGAACCGAAGTTTATGACAATGACTATATGTTGTTTTACAAAGGCGGAACCGTAAATTATCCTCGTAAATCCTACGCCATTTGGGCTATGGCACAATACGTACGCTTCGGATATTTGAAAGAAGAACCCAATTACAAAGCAATCGCCGATAAGCTGATTCTACAAGATTTATACGAAGAAGTCGCCAAAAGCATGAAGATAAAGATCCCTACAGACGACATGAAACCTTTCTCGCTCACGATGGACAAAACGGTTTTCAACCCCTCAAATCCATCGGCATATTTAAAAGTGGTGAAGCATTAA
- a CDS encoding alginate export family protein, translating into MQKISTTIQKIKRLREGKKSRAVLLGMAMSLFGYNAANAQFTASGQFRPRTEFRDGYSTLQKKDAETAAFTSQRTRLNVGFTGYRFRFFVAVQDVRVWGQDASTINRTTTAENNGIQLHEAWGEIILNDTVSKIQNLSLKIGRQEISYDDQKVIGGLDWLQQARYHDAVVLKFANKGWTADFGAAFNQNKELLEGTIYNGVPPVTAGYTAGTNGLGTNYKSLEYAYLARKFYFGDISFLFLSDNFNKYSNVTSGTPPVVTKVNEQGIWTRNTTGFYYNINPTRKLKLEGSFYHQFGHDKNGRSLSSDLASLTATAQVGRKLFLAPGIDYLSGNDGTKAVTATSTNNQFDPLYGTPHKFWGNMDYFYASSGFGSQGLLNYFLKTKYNLKDNLTLFADLHAFEAANTLSDGAGGTQNSYLGTELDLKMSYNFTKMVNIEAGYSYMKATNSMASAQVKNVVNANLSPQWAYVMVNIKPNFLNKK; encoded by the coding sequence ATGCAAAAGATTTCAACTACAATACAAAAAATAAAGAGACTAAGGGAAGGAAAAAAATCAAGGGCTGTTTTATTGGGAATGGCCATGAGCTTATTTGGATACAATGCGGCGAATGCACAGTTTACAGCATCCGGGCAATTCAGACCAAGAACCGAATTTAGAGATGGTTACAGCACGTTGCAAAAAAAGGATGCCGAAACAGCGGCATTTACTTCACAAAGAACCCGATTGAATGTTGGTTTTACAGGTTATAGATTCAGATTTTTTGTAGCAGTTCAGGATGTTCGAGTTTGGGGACAAGATGCTTCAACGATCAACAGAACTACTACTGCAGAAAATAACGGAATCCAGTTACACGAAGCCTGGGGCGAAATCATATTGAATGACACGGTAAGCAAAATCCAAAATTTATCCCTGAAAATAGGACGTCAAGAAATTTCTTATGATGACCAAAAGGTGATAGGAGGACTAGATTGGCTACAACAGGCGCGTTACCACGATGCGGTGGTTTTGAAATTCGCCAACAAAGGCTGGACAGCCGATTTTGGGGCCGCTTTCAATCAAAACAAAGAGCTATTGGAAGGAACAATTTACAATGGGGTTCCGCCTGTAACTGCCGGTTATACTGCGGGAACCAACGGTTTGGGAACTAATTACAAATCATTGGAATATGCGTATTTGGCAAGAAAGTTTTACTTTGGAGACATCTCCTTTTTATTCTTAAGTGATAATTTTAATAAATACAGTAATGTAACTTCGGGAACGCCTCCGGTAGTGACCAAAGTGAATGAACAAGGAATTTGGACTCGCAACACCACTGGTTTTTACTACAATATCAATCCAACCCGAAAACTGAAATTGGAAGGAAGTTTTTACCACCAATTTGGACATGACAAAAACGGACGCAGTTTGAGCAGTGATTTGGCTTCGCTTACGGCTACAGCTCAAGTGGGAAGAAAATTATTTTTAGCTCCGGGAATTGATTATTTATCAGGAAATGATGGGACAAAAGCCGTTACAGCGACTTCAACAAACAATCAATTTGATCCGCTTTATGGAACGCCTCACAAATTTTGGGGAAATATGGATTATTTCTATGCCTCGAGTGGTTTTGGTTCACAAGGTTTGTTAAACTACTTTCTTAAAACTAAATACAATTTAAAAGACAACCTGACTCTTTTTGCCGATTTGCACGCATTCGAAGCCGCCAATACTTTATCTGACGGAGCAGGAGGAACCCAAAACAGTTATTTAGGAACCGAATTGGATTTGAAAATGTCCTACAATTTCACAAAAATGGTCAATATCGAAGCTGGTTATTCTTACATGAAAGCAACCAATTCTATGGCTTCGGCACAAGTTAAAAATGTTGTCAACGCGAATCTGTCTCCACAATGGGCGTATGTAATGGTAAACATTAAACCTAATTTCTTGAACAAAAAGTAA
- a CDS encoding Crp/Fnr family transcriptional regulator: MKENQAICISCSNENCFIKKHIHLPEMQSYIEKKHSFTCKKAQQFIIEGAPIQGLYFVQKGKVKTVKTGINGREQIVRFTTNGDTVGFRGFGTSNRYLIGAYALEDTVLCNFNNEVMLDILKNVPEFTYDMMLFYAEELNKSENNIRKIAHMNVRERVIDTLLYIHRKFGQTNDLINLDLSRKEIADFAGTTEEQVTRVISSLKRETLIKTVGKKIGLQQINKLKSEIMEHKYV; this comes from the coding sequence ATGAAAGAGAATCAAGCCATTTGCATAAGTTGTAGCAATGAAAATTGTTTTATCAAAAAGCATATTCATTTGCCCGAGATGCAAAGTTATATAGAGAAGAAGCACAGTTTTACCTGTAAGAAAGCGCAACAATTTATTATTGAGGGCGCGCCAATTCAGGGGCTTTATTTTGTGCAAAAAGGAAAGGTGAAAACCGTGAAAACAGGAATCAACGGCAGAGAACAAATTGTCCGTTTTACGACCAATGGAGACACAGTAGGTTTTAGAGGATTTGGGACTAGCAACCGATATTTAATAGGCGCTTACGCGCTTGAAGATACTGTTTTGTGCAATTTTAACAACGAAGTGATGTTGGATATTCTTAAAAACGTCCCCGAATTCACGTATGACATGATGCTTTTTTATGCCGAGGAATTGAACAAGAGCGAGAACAACATTCGAAAAATTGCCCACATGAATGTGCGAGAGCGCGTGATCGATACCTTATTATATATTCATCGAAAATTTGGTCAAACCAATGATTTAATCAATCTGGATTTGTCCCGAAAAGAAATCGCAGATTTTGCCGGAACGACAGAAGAACAAGTAACGCGAGTAATTTCAAGTCTGAAAAGGGAAACTTTGATAAAAACGGTAGGAAAGAAAATAGGATTGCAACAAATCAACAAATTAAAATCGGAAATTATGGAACATAAGTATGTATAA
- a CDS encoding LexA family transcriptional regulator has product MDKSLILKEIKKYYNFKTDGEFADFLGIKQNTLSNWASRNSIDYDRIISKCENIDANWLLTGKGEMLKSNKDSIAEPVESYRKTKDPIYEIQRVPLFNLEATMGLVPLVDGDGVDEEKVIDYITIPSMPSCDGAIYASGDSMYPLLKSGDMIAYKRIAVERAQIFFGEMYVVAVKLDESSTMKTIKFVHQSELGDEYVKLVSHNQHHAPKDVKLSQIAAIGLVRASIRLHN; this is encoded by the coding sequence ATGGATAAATCTTTGATTTTAAAAGAGATAAAAAAGTATTATAACTTCAAAACTGATGGAGAGTTTGCTGATTTTTTAGGCATTAAGCAGAATACATTGTCTAATTGGGCATCTAGAAACTCAATAGATTATGATAGAATTATCTCAAAATGTGAAAATATTGACGCGAATTGGTTATTGACAGGAAAAGGAGAGATGTTAAAATCTAATAAAGACTCAATTGCTGAACCTGTTGAGAGTTATAGAAAAACTAAAGATCCTATTTACGAAATACAACGTGTGCCATTGTTTAATCTCGAAGCGACTATGGGGTTAGTTCCGTTAGTTGACGGTGATGGGGTGGATGAAGAAAAAGTTATTGATTATATAACCATTCCTAGTATGCCTAGCTGCGATGGCGCTATCTATGCTTCCGGGGATAGTATGTATCCTTTGTTAAAATCGGGCGATATGATTGCTTATAAACGTATTGCTGTTGAGCGTGCTCAAATTTTCTTTGGCGAAATGTATGTAGTCGCAGTCAAATTAGACGAATCCAGCACAATGAAAACCATAAAGTTTGTTCACCAGAGCGAATTGGGAGATGAATATGTAAAGCTAGTAAGTCATAATCAACATCATGCTCCTAAAGATGTAAAACTTAGTCAAATAGCCGCTATTGGACTTGTAAGAGCCTCAATTAGACTACATAATTAA
- a CDS encoding ATP-binding protein codes for MDQITKKEIIQSLTAYMQEHNLKQADVANKTGVRKEYLSIMLKENSDFMYDAGGTRGFIPNHHFHALATMCGYQIEKAYWSLQPTPQTSAIIAHLEDARSHHSTVVLIGETGCGKSFTSKMFASKNPIDTFIVTAGSSDTLGDLIDKIVSELNIHATGKSKSVKIRQIATKMKFLKNYGHKPTLIIDESEYLKQAALCAMKELYDNLADYCSLVFIGTDQLVENIEKLKKRNKSGIPQFHRRIKFGLRLLPHIDRSYKLFLADIEDRHLRKFLLNNCGNYGELHDVLVPASREAERLGEPLSLDLVRKVFNLPEGNLVW; via the coding sequence ATGGACCAAATCACTAAAAAAGAAATTATTCAAAGCCTTACTGCTTACATGCAGGAACATAATTTAAAACAGGCAGACGTTGCCAACAAAACAGGAGTTAGAAAAGAGTACCTGTCAATCATGCTGAAAGAAAACAGCGATTTCATGTATGATGCAGGAGGAACACGAGGATTTATCCCAAATCACCACTTCCACGCCTTAGCCACTATGTGCGGTTACCAAATTGAAAAAGCCTATTGGAGCCTACAACCTACCCCACAAACATCCGCTATTATAGCGCACCTGGAAGACGCAAGAAGCCATCACTCAACAGTGGTATTGATAGGTGAAACGGGGTGTGGAAAGTCGTTTACTTCCAAAATGTTTGCTTCCAAAAATCCTATTGACACATTTATCGTTACAGCAGGTTCCAGCGACACGCTAGGTGACTTGATTGATAAAATTGTTTCAGAATTGAACATACATGCTACAGGTAAAAGCAAGTCTGTCAAAATCCGACAAATTGCCACAAAAATGAAGTTCCTTAAGAACTACGGACACAAACCAACACTTATCATCGATGAAAGTGAATACTTAAAACAAGCCGCTCTTTGCGCCATGAAAGAGCTCTACGACAACTTAGCCGATTATTGTTCTTTGGTTTTCATTGGTACAGATCAATTGGTTGAAAACATCGAAAAACTAAAAAAGCGCAACAAATCAGGCATCCCGCAATTTCACCGCCGTATCAAATTTGGGCTACGATTATTGCCACACATAGACAGAAGCTATAAGCTGTTTTTGGCAGACATCGAAGATCGTCATTTAAGAAAGTTTCTTCTGAACAATTGCGGAAATTATGGAGAGTTGCACGATGTACTTGTGCCTGCATCACGAGAGGCCGAAAGATTGGGAGAACCGCTCTCACTGGATTTAGTTAGAAAGGTGTTTAACCTACCAGAGGGCAATTTGGTATGGTAA
- a CDS encoding DUF3164 family protein, whose translation MNTQTLEKPAIDLSQATPEQLKEALAKLEAKKDKDRESYKSLVAETVPKAMFRLCAASEVISNAKTETFQFFENILDLKNQVYGLKEKQQSHTFSTDKEEITIGYRINDGWDDTVTAGIEKVQNYITSLATNDETAALVKIVFNLLKKDAKGNLKGSRVLELQKLTKDFDSEEFTDGVAIIAAAYKPVRSSWFIEASIINEDGTKTNVPLSMSSVGFSGAYKFDFFSETIQKPDASE comes from the coding sequence ATGAATACACAAACATTAGAAAAACCAGCGATCGATTTAAGTCAGGCAACGCCGGAACAACTAAAAGAAGCCCTGGCAAAACTCGAAGCCAAAAAAGACAAAGACCGTGAATCCTATAAATCATTAGTGGCCGAAACGGTACCAAAAGCAATGTTCAGACTTTGCGCAGCTTCCGAAGTAATAAGCAACGCCAAAACCGAAACATTCCAATTCTTTGAAAACATTTTAGACTTGAAAAACCAAGTGTACGGACTAAAAGAAAAACAACAGTCTCACACTTTTTCGACCGACAAAGAAGAGATCACAATCGGGTACCGCATCAATGACGGTTGGGACGATACCGTAACGGCAGGGATTGAGAAAGTGCAAAATTACATCACATCGCTAGCCACCAACGATGAAACGGCAGCACTGGTGAAAATCGTTTTTAATTTATTGAAAAAAGATGCCAAAGGAAACCTGAAAGGCTCACGCGTTTTGGAACTTCAAAAGCTAACAAAGGATTTCGACAGCGAAGAGTTTACTGATGGCGTGGCAATAATAGCCGCAGCATATAAACCGGTTCGTTCGTCTTGGTTTATCGAAGCCAGTATCATCAACGAAGATGGCACAAAAACAAACGTGCCTCTGTCTATGTCTTCGGTAGGATTTTCGGGAGCCTATAAGTTTGATTTTTTTAGTGAAACCATTCAAAAGCCCGATGCATCCGAGTAG
- a CDS encoding RNA-directed DNA polymerase, with translation MKRLNNIYQQIISIDNLRIAESKARKGKSNQYGVKIFDKEPESNILKLHEMLLNKGYKTSEYTTFTVFEPKERLVFRLPYFPDRITHHAVMNVLEPIFVKVFTNDSYACIKRKGIHAAANNIKAALRDQENTKYCLKLDIVKFYPNVNHDILKALLRKKFKDNDLLWLLDEIIDSSDGLPIGNYLSQYLANFYLTYFDHWIKEQKEIKYYFRYADDIVILSNNKPHLHEVLFEIKQYLNTNLKLQVKDNYQVFPVEARGIDFVGYKFYHTHTLLRKSIKKRFAKAISKTKNKATIAAYNGWAKHCNSKHLLKKILPNE, from the coding sequence ATGAAAAGATTAAACAATATCTATCAGCAAATCATTTCGATTGATAATTTAAGGATTGCCGAATCCAAAGCAAGAAAAGGCAAATCAAATCAATACGGTGTCAAAATTTTTGACAAAGAACCCGAAAGCAATATTCTCAAACTCCACGAAATGCTTTTGAATAAAGGGTATAAAACATCGGAATACACCACTTTCACCGTTTTTGAGCCAAAGGAAAGGCTTGTTTTCCGTCTTCCTTACTTTCCTGACCGAATCACCCATCACGCAGTAATGAATGTTTTGGAACCCATATTTGTAAAGGTGTTTACCAATGACAGTTACGCCTGCATTAAAAGAAAAGGCATACATGCAGCGGCCAATAATATCAAAGCTGCATTGCGGGACCAGGAGAACACAAAATACTGTTTGAAGTTGGACATTGTCAAGTTTTACCCTAACGTAAATCACGATATACTAAAAGCGTTACTTCGAAAAAAGTTCAAGGACAATGACCTACTTTGGTTACTCGATGAAATCATTGACAGCTCCGACGGTTTGCCGATTGGCAATTATTTAAGCCAATACCTGGCTAACTTTTACCTCACTTATTTTGACCATTGGATAAAGGAACAAAAGGAAATAAAATATTACTTCCGTTATGCCGATGACATCGTAATCCTTTCCAATAACAAACCCCATTTACACGAGGTTTTATTTGAGATTAAACAGTATTTAAACACCAATTTAAAACTGCAGGTTAAAGATAATTACCAAGTTTTCCCCGTTGAAGCTCGCGGAATCGATTTTGTGGGTTACAAGTTCTACCACACGCACACACTGCTTCGGAAATCCATCAAAAAACGATTTGCCAAAGCAATATCCAAAACAAAAAACAAGGCCACAATAGCCGCTTATAACGGATGGGCAAAACATTGCAACTCCAAACACCTATTAAAAAAAATACTACCCAATGAATAA
- a CDS encoding phage head morphogenesis protein: MHARLDSLYSCNCEDCQKQNTVLNLGVSDSFKQLLKDGEKAFKHLHKKGSYKPEDLKTEKPYQKLIQSTFDAFDFAIKDNDMPEVMRAALQEDARLFGSLKANAQLFEASKLLLNNDGRLKPFSEVSKDFDKLNVNYNQNYLEAEYEFAVASSQAAAQWANLGDRYNLQYRTAQDERVRASHQVLADITLPKEDAFWGSFYPPNGWRCRCVAVEVLKGKYDESDSAKAITAGEKATTEIGKDGKNRLEIFRFNPGAQKVVFPPAHPYGKVKGAKQVEKQLKTDKNKFIPTGIDDYENKTGVKVNRAIFSFLKMETPFHIVSPDRVGTNGAFFHPDKNYVVIPIDKARLKSKWKAESVVYHEFGHAADWQNEFKFNKSVTDLMKKHRSILRQDNGYSQVERKAYEMGYKSQMNEDWDTANKCMAVSDTIMSLNSNYGQGHSKAYFKIKGMSEAEFLAHAFENKFAGNDVFKEIMPELYDDTIKLIEELKTKLK, encoded by the coding sequence TTGCACGCCCGATTAGACAGTCTTTATAGTTGCAATTGCGAAGATTGCCAAAAGCAAAACACGGTTTTGAATTTGGGCGTGAGCGACAGTTTTAAACAGCTTTTAAAGGACGGTGAAAAGGCGTTTAAACACCTGCACAAAAAAGGAAGTTATAAGCCGGAAGACCTGAAAACCGAAAAACCGTATCAAAAACTGATTCAATCCACTTTTGATGCGTTTGATTTTGCTATTAAAGACAATGACATGCCTGAAGTGATGCGTGCAGCATTGCAGGAAGATGCGAGACTGTTTGGATCACTAAAAGCCAATGCGCAACTGTTTGAAGCGTCGAAATTGTTATTAAACAACGATGGAAGATTAAAGCCATTTTCTGAAGTAAGCAAGGACTTTGACAAGCTCAATGTAAACTACAACCAAAATTATTTGGAAGCAGAATATGAGTTTGCTGTTGCCAGTTCTCAGGCTGCTGCGCAATGGGCAAATCTTGGAGACCGTTACAATTTACAGTACAGAACCGCACAGGATGAACGTGTGAGAGCTTCACATCAAGTTTTAGCAGACATAACACTCCCAAAAGAAGATGCGTTTTGGGGTTCGTTTTATCCGCCTAACGGGTGGCGCTGCCGTTGTGTGGCGGTGGAGGTTCTAAAAGGAAAGTATGACGAAAGCGATTCGGCTAAGGCAATTACTGCAGGTGAAAAAGCCACCACCGAAATTGGGAAAGACGGCAAGAACCGCCTTGAAATTTTTAGGTTTAATCCTGGCGCGCAAAAAGTAGTTTTCCCGCCGGCACATCCTTATGGCAAAGTGAAAGGGGCTAAGCAAGTTGAAAAGCAATTGAAAACTGATAAAAATAAATTTATTCCAACCGGCATTGATGATTATGAAAATAAAACAGGAGTAAAGGTAAACAGGGCAATTTTCTCTTTTCTAAAAATGGAGACTCCTTTTCATATTGTGAGTCCTGATAGAGTTGGCACAAATGGCGCTTTTTTTCATCCTGATAAAAACTATGTTGTCATACCAATTGACAAGGCTAGGCTAAAAAGCAAATGGAAAGCGGAATCAGTTGTATATCACGAATTCGGTCACGCTGCCGATTGGCAAAACGAATTTAAATTCAATAAATCGGTTACTGATTTAATGAAGAAACATAGGTCTATTTTAAGACAAGATAACGGTTACTCACAAGTTGAAAGAAAAGCTTATGAGATGGGTTACAAATCACAAATGAATGAGGATTGGGATACCGCGAATAAATGTATGGCTGTATCAGACACTATAATGTCGTTAAATTCAAACTACGGACAAGGCCACTCAAAAGCGTATTTTAAAATAAAGGGAATGTCTGAAGCTGAATTTTTAGCTCATGCTTTTGAGAATAAATTTGCGGGGAACGATGTCTTTAAAGAAATAATGCCGGAGTTGTATGATGACACAATCAAGCTAATAGAGGAACTGAAAACTAAACTAAAATAA
- a CDS encoding phage portal protein family protein, which yields MGAIRNFIKDHFGHKVEVTELGATLTKKGTGYIQNIVPKTVSQTRQDIKSYTNAQNSAQLEENPKFFPIQNLYDNILRDLHLQSQVNNRMLKSLSRPFSIKNADGKTNDELTTLLQDKGFVFQVNKAILETIFRRHSLGEFSYKLVNNEPVLNFDCIPRQNVDPVTGYLYNDYTDDKKIKYREQKEYGSWLIEFGEKNTTLGLLDGCVPMVLFKRFAGSCWSELCEIYGIPPRVMKTNTQDKVMVNRAKQMMQDMGSAAYFIIDDSESFEFAKGVNTNGDVYKNLLQFCNNELSMGISGTVVGQDTKNGSNGKEKTSIGILDDLVDSDLSLIEQCWRDTVIPALQALGILPPGVMYKYDATEDLEVLWKMVTEAANFLEVDPKWVETKFGIKVIGTKKSDPATKLSLNLGEDFFV from the coding sequence ATGGGAGCAATTAGAAATTTTATCAAAGACCATTTTGGACACAAAGTTGAAGTTACGGAACTGGGAGCGACCCTCACAAAAAAAGGTACAGGTTATATCCAAAATATCGTACCAAAAACCGTTAGTCAAACTCGTCAAGACATCAAGTCGTACACTAATGCCCAAAATTCAGCGCAATTGGAAGAAAATCCAAAATTCTTTCCAATTCAAAACCTGTACGATAACATCTTAAGGGATTTGCACCTGCAGTCACAGGTTAATAACAGGATGCTGAAATCATTGAGCCGTCCTTTCAGTATCAAAAATGCCGATGGCAAAACCAATGATGAACTAACTACTTTACTACAGGATAAAGGTTTTGTGTTTCAGGTCAACAAAGCTATTTTGGAAACTATTTTCAGACGTCATTCTTTGGGTGAGTTTTCATATAAATTGGTAAACAACGAGCCTGTATTAAACTTTGATTGTATCCCAAGACAGAACGTTGATCCTGTAACCGGTTATCTTTATAACGACTATACTGATGACAAAAAAATTAAGTATCGCGAACAAAAAGAGTACGGTTCCTGGTTGATTGAATTTGGAGAAAAAAACACAACTTTAGGCTTATTGGATGGTTGTGTACCTATGGTATTGTTTAAACGTTTTGCTGGAAGTTGTTGGAGTGAATTATGTGAGATTTACGGCATTCCGCCTCGTGTTATGAAAACCAACACCCAAGACAAAGTAATGGTAAACCGTGCCAAGCAAATGATGCAAGACATGGGTTCGGCTGCCTACTTTATCATTGACGATTCCGAAAGTTTTGAGTTTGCCAAAGGCGTAAACACTAATGGTGATGTCTATAAAAACTTATTACAGTTTTGTAACAACGAGTTGTCAATGGGTATCTCTGGAACAGTAGTAGGTCAAGACACCAAAAACGGCTCCAACGGCAAAGAAAAGACATCCATTGGCATTCTTGATGATTTAGTGGACAGTGATTTATCATTGATTGAACAATGTTGGCGCGATACGGTTATTCCTGCATTGCAGGCTTTAGGAATCTTGCCTCCAGGCGTAATGTACAAGTACGATGCAACCGAAGATTTGGAAGTGCTGTGGAAAATGGTAACCGAAGCGGCTAACTTTTTAGAAGTTGATCCGAAGTGGGTAGAGACTAAATTTGGTATTAAAGTGATTGGAACCAAAAAGAGTGATCCGGCCACAAAGCTATCTTTGAATTTGGGCGAAGATTTTTTCGTTTAA
- a CDS encoding phage protein Gp36 family protein — MFIEKADLGSVLYEYQIDQITDGNDGLVMQACSAAIEEAKSYLTPNPDNKQWLDGRLLYDVETIFSKTGNDRHSLIVQHCCTMAKWYVAELCNADFIYEKAKERYDRAVDWFTKVAKGTINVSSLPQLVRDETTAGDKQPFEFGSRAKFNHDY; from the coding sequence ATGTTTATAGAGAAAGCAGATTTAGGCAGTGTCCTATACGAATATCAAATAGACCAAATCACAGATGGGAACGATGGTTTAGTGATGCAGGCATGTAGCGCTGCCATTGAAGAGGCTAAAAGTTATTTAACTCCCAATCCCGACAATAAACAGTGGTTAGATGGCAGGTTATTGTATGATGTTGAAACCATTTTCAGCAAAACAGGAAACGACAGGCACTCACTAATCGTTCAGCATTGTTGTACAATGGCCAAATGGTATGTAGCCGAATTATGCAATGCTGATTTCATTTACGAAAAGGCAAAAGAACGCTATGACCGTGCCGTCGATTGGTTTACCAAAGTAGCCAAAGGAACAATTAATGTTTCGTCATTGCCACAATTAGTTAGGGACGAAACAACCGCAGGGGACAAACAGCCCTTTGAATTTGGTTCAAGAGCAAAATTTAATCACGATTATTAA